In Mycolicibacterium mucogenicum DSM 44124, the following are encoded in one genomic region:
- a CDS encoding IS481 family transposase has protein sequence MSHRNAPLSDTGRLRLARCVVEDGWPLRRAAERFQVAVSTAARWAGRYRELGAAGMSDRSSRPHHSPNRTPTRTERRIIKVRVIRRWGPARIAYLLGLQPSTVHRVLTRYGLAKLRWLDRPTGRVVRRMESAACGDLVHVDIKKLGKIPAGGGWRKLGKVSGKRNSREDKTGGVRAKNGDPARGYHYLHTAIDAHSRLVYSELLTDERKETAAAFWQRANAWFNECGFTVQNVLTDNGSCYRSHKFRDALGDIKHRRTRPYRPQTNGKVERFHRTLADEWAYARLYRSDAERCAEFPRWLHTYNHHRGHTALKGQPPASRVPNLSGQYS, from the coding sequence ATGTCCCACCGTAATGCTCCTTTGTCCGATACCGGGCGTCTGCGCCTGGCTCGCTGCGTCGTGGAGGACGGTTGGCCGCTGCGGCGAGCTGCCGAGCGATTCCAGGTCGCGGTGAGCACGGCGGCTCGCTGGGCCGGCCGCTACCGCGAACTCGGCGCTGCCGGCATGAGCGATCGCAGCTCACGACCGCACCACAGCCCCAACAGAACACCCACACGAACCGAGCGGCGCATCATCAAAGTCCGGGTCATCCGCCGCTGGGGACCGGCCCGCATCGCCTATCTGCTAGGACTACAGCCCTCCACCGTGCACCGCGTGCTGACTCGCTATGGTCTGGCCAAACTGCGGTGGCTTGACCGCCCCACCGGGCGGGTTGTTCGCCGGATGGAATCAGCGGCATGCGGCGATCTGGTGCACGTCGATATCAAGAAACTAGGCAAGATCCCCGCCGGGGGCGGCTGGCGAAAGCTCGGCAAGGTATCGGGCAAGCGCAACTCCCGAGAAGACAAAACCGGTGGCGTCCGCGCCAAGAACGGCGACCCGGCCCGCGGGTATCACTACCTGCACACCGCGATCGATGCGCACTCGAGGCTGGTCTACTCCGAATTGTTGACCGATGAACGCAAAGAAACCGCCGCAGCGTTCTGGCAGCGCGCCAACGCCTGGTTCAACGAGTGTGGTTTCACGGTACAAAATGTGTTGACCGACAACGGATCCTGCTACCGGTCACACAAATTTCGTGATGCTCTGGGTGACATCAAGCACCGACGAACCCGCCCCTACCGTCCACAGACAAACGGCAAGGTCGAGCGTTTCCACCGCACGCTTGCCGACGAATGGGCCTACGCCCGGCTCTACCGCAGCGACGCCGAACGCTGCGCCGAGTTCCCGCGGTGGCTACACACCTACAATCACCATCGCGGCCACACAGCACTCAAAGGTCAACCACCCGCCAGCCGCGTACCTAACCTCTCAGGTCAGTACAGCTAG
- a CDS encoding RDD family protein has product MTYGENYPTSGAYGAPTPVHPGDLLPRFFARFIDGLIVGVLAFFGAFSIGSMSDVMVTGLFSGLGTFLYFVLFEALAGATPGKMVLGLSVRGPHGMAKPDFKQSAIRNSFTLLPIIPWVGGLLAFIAYIFIAVTISSSPCKQGRHDELAGGTQVVKK; this is encoded by the coding sequence ATGACCTATGGCGAGAACTACCCAACGTCAGGCGCTTACGGCGCACCCACCCCGGTGCATCCCGGTGACCTGCTGCCCCGTTTCTTCGCACGGTTCATCGACGGACTGATCGTCGGAGTGCTGGCCTTCTTCGGTGCCTTCTCGATCGGCTCGATGTCCGATGTCATGGTGACCGGCCTGTTCTCCGGGCTGGGCACCTTCCTGTACTTCGTGCTGTTCGAGGCACTGGCCGGCGCAACACCCGGCAAGATGGTGCTGGGCCTGAGCGTCCGTGGGCCCCACGGCATGGCCAAGCCCGACTTCAAGCAGTCGGCCATCCGCAACTCGTTCACGCTGCTCCCGATCATCCCGTGGGTCGGCGGGCTGCTGGCGTTCATCGCGTACATCTTCATCGCCGTCACCATCAGCTCCAGCCCCTGCAAGCAGGGCCGGCACGACGAGCTTGCCGGCGGCACCCAGGTGGTCAAGAAGTAG
- a CDS encoding tat pathway signal sequence, translating to MKLLRAALVATLLTGPALPAARAECTGACDAQQRVAAADAYLATRPGTVGYVLRDRKTGAVYRNSHAGDMVWTASTIKLGMVVDLFARQSAGLLRLTDNDIALMGKMLHTSDNDAADTLWTRYGGPDHTIFNNDFPHFGMTRVQPQRGFGDMFPYWGFQKSTTDDLDQMVNYMLTRLRPNETAWIVSAMQNVDPIQQWGVWGAGPNMAPGNKDGWSDEQGGWVTNTVGFAGPGQRFTLAVMNALNGAGGNADGQATTTRLSQILLADRQ from the coding sequence GTGAAACTGCTGAGGGCGGCACTGGTCGCAACGCTCTTGACCGGGCCCGCACTGCCCGCCGCGCGCGCCGAATGTACCGGCGCCTGCGACGCGCAGCAACGCGTCGCGGCGGCCGACGCCTACCTGGCGACCCGACCGGGCACCGTCGGCTACGTGCTGCGCGACCGCAAAACTGGTGCGGTGTACCGCAATTCGCATGCCGGAGACATGGTCTGGACGGCCTCGACCATCAAACTCGGCATGGTGGTTGACCTGTTCGCGCGGCAGAGCGCCGGGCTCCTGCGGCTCACCGACAACGACATCGCGCTGATGGGCAAGATGCTGCACACCTCGGACAACGACGCCGCCGACACACTGTGGACGCGGTACGGCGGACCCGACCACACCATCTTCAACAACGACTTCCCGCATTTCGGCATGACGCGGGTCCAACCGCAACGCGGATTCGGAGACATGTTCCCCTACTGGGGTTTTCAGAAGTCGACCACCGATGATCTGGACCAGATGGTCAACTACATGCTGACCCGGCTGCGGCCCAACGAGACCGCCTGGATCGTGAGCGCCATGCAGAACGTCGACCCGATCCAGCAGTGGGGCGTCTGGGGCGCCGGCCCGAACATGGCGCCCGGCAACAAGGACGGCTGGTCCGACGAGCAGGGCGGCTGGGTGACCAACACCGTCGGATTCGCCGGGCCCGGACAACGTTTCACCCTGGCCGTGATGAACGCGTTGAACGGCGCCGGCGGCAATGCGGACGGCCAGGCCACGACTACGCGGCTAAGCCAGATATTGCTGGCCGATCGGCAGTAA
- a CDS encoding LysR family transcriptional regulator has protein sequence MDTRRLRLLLALSRLGSMRAVAENLNLTTSTVSQQIAALAKETGTQLIEPEGRRVRLTPAGQRLADHAVTILAAVDAARLDLDSDAEPVGTLRIGGFATGIRVSLLPILAELTREHPGIDVAISEYEPIEAFALLTDDDLDLALTYDYNLAPASPSPLLEGFALWSIPWGLGLPADEAHGPAELSDYADRTWIVNSRNTADEDAVRTLGALSGFTPRIAHQIDSLELVEDLIVAGYGVGLLPLERPTSAGIKVVPLAGPTVIHTAYAVTRKGRTNWPPLRAVLDRLRPGDGPVPLPTWPRPEAVGTERH, from the coding sequence ATGGACACCCGACGGCTGCGCCTCTTGCTGGCGCTGTCGCGCCTGGGGTCGATGCGGGCCGTCGCCGAGAACCTCAATCTGACGACGTCGACGGTGTCGCAACAGATCGCGGCACTCGCCAAGGAGACCGGCACGCAACTGATCGAGCCGGAAGGCCGCCGAGTCAGGCTGACACCCGCCGGGCAGCGCCTGGCCGATCATGCCGTGACCATTCTCGCCGCCGTCGACGCGGCGCGCCTGGACCTCGATTCCGACGCCGAACCCGTCGGCACACTGCGGATCGGTGGCTTCGCCACCGGGATCCGCGTCTCGCTGCTGCCGATCCTGGCGGAACTGACCCGGGAACACCCCGGAATCGACGTCGCCATCAGCGAATACGAGCCCATCGAAGCATTCGCGCTGCTCACCGACGACGACCTGGACCTGGCCCTGACCTACGACTACAACCTGGCCCCGGCCTCCCCCAGCCCACTGCTGGAAGGCTTTGCGCTGTGGTCGATTCCGTGGGGTCTGGGCCTGCCGGCCGACGAAGCGCACGGACCCGCCGAGCTGTCCGACTACGCGGACCGGACCTGGATCGTCAACTCCCGCAACACCGCTGACGAGGACGCCGTCCGCACGCTGGGTGCGCTGAGCGGGTTCACCCCACGCATCGCCCATCAGATCGACAGCCTGGAACTGGTCGAGGACCTCATCGTCGCCGGATACGGCGTCGGACTGCTGCCGCTGGAACGGCCGACGAGCGCAGGCATCAAGGTGGTTCCGCTGGCCGGGCCGACGGTGATCCACACCGCCTACGCCGTCACCCGCAAGGGTCGCACCAATTGGCCACCGCTGCGGGCCGTGCTCGACCGGCTGCGACCGGGCGACGGCCCGGTGCCCCTGCCGACGTGGCCGCGCCCAGAAGCCGTCGGCACCGAACGACATTGA